From the genome of Pseudomonas sp. WJP1:
GCTTTCAGATAGGCCAGATGGGCAACGAGGAACGCCCCGAGCCCGAACACAAACAAATCCCCCGGCCATGCCAGCAACACGTCGCCGAGCAGGGAGAAAATCAATCCAAGGCTGATCCAGCGTCGATAGTCACTGGGCGGCGCATCATGCAGCCAGCCGAGCAGGGCGAGGACAGGCAGCGGCTTGACCAACAGGCAAAGCAGCGCAGCGTGCACGCTCAGGCCATAAAGAAACGTCACTGCGCCCATCAGCGCCAGAATCAGCCAGCCCACGGTCAGTTCACCGAAATGGCGCAGTCGAAGGCATCCGCCGGCAGCACTTCCGGTGCCCAAGGTTGTTGCGAGGTCAGGCGCAAACGTCCCGTGCCAGGGGCGAACGCCTGGAAGCGCCAGGTCGAAACACCGGCAGCTCCCACGACGCCGGCATCTTCCGGGTTGCTGTAGACCTCAGGGCTGAGCGCGCGCAACACGCCACCGGCCGAATCCTGGATCGACCAGCGGTAACCCGTGGTCGGATTGCTCGGCAGGGTCAGGATCAGGTTTTGCCCGCTGGTGAGTTTTACCGGGCATTCGCTTTGTTTTTCCACGGTCACGTTGTGCGCAGGTTGCGTGGCGCAAGCGGCCACCAAGGTGAGAGCGAGAGGGACAAACAGGCGAGTGGGGGACATAGGCTCAGTGGCTCCGGCGTTCACGACGAACGGCGAGCATAACTGAAGATGAGACAAAGTGTGACAGCACCGACGCCTTCGCCGGCAAGCCGGCTCCTACCTACAGGAGCTGGTTTGCCAGTGAAAGCGGTGGTGCATGTCAGGCTTCCAGAGAGAAAGCAAACTTGCCTTCGGATACAAACTCACGCTGATCCTTGTCCTTGAAGCTGACATGGAATGTGCCGCAGTAGTCTTGCTTGTTGGCGTTCACAGTCAGGTCCATTTCGCCCTCGAATGCCCAGTAACTGGTGTAGCTCGGGAAGTTTTCAGTCAAGGCGATTTCTATCAGTTGATCTGGAGAGTTTAATTTGTAAGTGCCGGTTTCGATGTGTCTAGGCAGATAGATATCAAAAGCACGATCTTCAGGGGTGTTCTTTTCCCCAGCTTTGAAAACGGCCAGGATTTCTCGGGAACCGACGCTGGTGTAGAACTCTTCGGAGTTGAAATCATTACGGTCTTGAATGGTGGCACTCAAGCAGTTTTTCTGACAGCACTGGCGGAACTTCAATTCAACATTAATGCGGCTGTCGACACGACTTCTTCGTTGCTGGATATCCATGGAACCTGTCTCTTCAAGGATTATTTGAGCCTTGAATGTACGGCCTGCGAACGGTCTGAGCTACTATTTGAATTGACAGGTTTTAACGGCGTTTAATGACAGATTATGTATGTTGTCAGGCGTGAATATGACAATGGCCAGACAACTTGTCTGGCCATGTCGGTGTTGCGCTATATCCGCTTAAAACAAAACTTTTGCCACATCCGCAAAGCGCTTGGCAAAGTGCACGGTAATCCCTTCCTTCAGATAATCCGGCAATTCTTCGAAGCTTCCACGGTTAGGCTCCGGCAAGATCAATTCGAAAATCTTCTGCCTCCGCGCCGCAATCACCTTCTCACGCACCCCGCCAATCGGCAGTACATGCCCGGTCAACGTCAGCTCGCCCGTCATGGCCACACCTTTTTTCGGCGGCTGGTTGCGTGCCAGGGACAGCAGGGCGCTGGCCATGGTTACGCCGGCGCTCGGGCCGTCTTTCGGGGTGGCGCCTTCCGGTACGTGCAAGTGCACGAACGCTTCGTCGAAGAATTTCGGATCACCGCCAAACGACTTCAGGTTGGAACTGACGTAGCTGTAGGCAATTTCCGCAGACTCTTTCA
Proteins encoded in this window:
- a CDS encoding protease inhibitor I42 family protein; this translates as MSPTRLFVPLALTLVAACATQPAHNVTVEKQSECPVKLTSGQNLILTLPSNPTTGYRWSIQDSAGGVLRALSPEVYSNPEDAGVVGAAGVSTWRFQAFAPGTGRLRLTSQQPWAPEVLPADAFDCAISVN